CATTGCTCTCAGCATGTTTGTTGGTGGATCCAGAGCATACAGCCATGGTGGTGCTGCTCCATGCTCAGGAGTTTGCGGTCACCctcagagcagaactgcagtctTTCAGCAGGTCCGGGACTGTCCCCAAACTCGTGGACAAGTCCCCAAACTCTGCAGGGTCGCTGCATGCCCAGCTCTACTCCCAGCCTCCAGAGGTGCCCATCTGATGGGAAACATCCTGTGCTCCTGGCAGCCCACAGCAAGCATCTGCTGAGGAGCACTGGCACTACAATAAACACGTTAGAGCTACAGCCATGTGCAGCATCGGCAGATGACATGAGCACATCAGGCATTTCCCTGGGAAAGCCACGTGCTGCTGTTAAGCCAAGCAATGACTTGCAGTTGGGCTTGAACAGGGATTCCCCCCATGCACCGCTCCTCCAGTTCTGCTCCATGCCTCACTGCAATGCCAACCCAATCCACTTCATATGGGAACGACGGAGACCGGTGCTTGTCATCCAGTAGAGTTAAtcccttctcctctttcttttccagttcctGCACCTGCACTTGGAAACTCCGAGCAGCTAACGCTGACTGCCCAACCCCCCGATGGGACTGGACCCGAGCTCCTGCGCTCCATATGGGGATGAAGGTAGAACCATGTTACCTGCTACCTAAGGTCTCTGCTGCTGCGGTGGTAGCTGGTGGATATGGTCCTGCAGCAGGCGTCGCACACAGACTCTCAGCTCTGAGCCAGCCCAGGAGGTTTTAGTGGCTGCAGAGACACCCGGCCGTGGGACGGACTCCGATCACCCTGCGCTACAGGGCTGCGGCGCTGGAGAGTTACTATGCAGCTTGGACtgtttgtggtggtggtttttctAAGCTCGATGGATCTAACAGGCGGCAGCAAAGTGGTGAAGGGCAAGAGGCAAAGGCGAAGTATGTATGAgacatttctcttctctccttctcctgATGCTGTGCACACTGGGAATGCTTGCCCATGCAAATGGTGGATGTTTGGCCGTGCAGAACGGGAATGTTTGACCCCATTAGACCAGGGATATGCACCCGTGTGTGGACAGCCTCTTGGAGCCTGGCGAGGTCTGGGTCCTCCCCTTGTCCCGGGCTGCTGCCCACTGCAGTCCTTCTTCCCCTGGTTGTCCCCATCCAGCTGCAACCCGAGGTGCATGGGAAGTGCGGGTTTTAATTACCAGGACGGGCTTTGGGCAGCCCCACCCAGGGACTCGACTGGCTCCAAAGGCACCAGAGCGGCCCCATGGGTTTCCCCTCCGTTGTGCGAGCTCTTTTTAGAACTGGTTTACATTAAAACTGATTTAAATTGaattatataaaaatgattttgcGTTAAAAACGACTGCTGGAGCTCCGTGAGAACAGGGAAAGCTGGATGTCATGGCTAATGCTATTAAGCATGGCTCCCAGCGAGTCTCGGCTCATACATTTGCCACAGAGGCAGACCTCAGCCCcgtggggagggatggggccAGACCCCCATGGGCCTGCAGCCCCAAACACAGCATGGATGTCACAGCCCAGACATGGAGCAGCCTCCTGGCATCGGGGCACTGCAGGACCCCAGGCGAGGGGTTCCCCTActttctgcttcctcttctgAGGCCGCAGCTGCCTCTGCACCCTGCAGGTGAGCTGGGAACAGTTATAGGGTGAGGACAGGCAGCAGGGAACGTGCAGGACCCCAGGtctgcaggagggagaggaaggctCTCCTACCACTCAGTCCAGCATGGGAGTGCTCTGGTGCTCCACTCTTGCTTTTGAAGTGTAGTAAACACAGCAtttaaaagaatacattttaacATACACAGTCTTTCTATAAACAAGGACACTGCTTGCATAATAAACTAATAAAAAGAACCTGCATTCTAGCCTGCAAAGAATGCTATGGGTTTCAAAACAAGCAGCATTTTATATcataattaaaagcagaaaactctCAAGACGGGGGATTGAGAATTTTTCTTGGACTAAACTTAAGAGCTGAGAACACATCTCTATTTTGGGGGCAGAGAAATCTCCTGCACTGCCAGATAGAGTGAGCGCCAGAGGGGTCATGGTGAGACAGAGCTGGGACTCAGCCTGGCAAGAGGTACGAGGCTTCTATGCAGATGGTTTCCCTCTGGCTCTGTGTGGCTCTGTCCCCTGCTTGTCCCAGAGGTGCCTGGGGTGGTACTGATGTCTGGCCTCTGGTATGGTGATGTCCTGCTTGAATGCTGCTTGCAGCTTGTGATTGCTTTTGGGCCCTGGTCCtggtggtgctggagctgcaggcagagcagggtgACCAAGGCATCCCCCAGGCAAAGCCATGCTCAGGGACGGGGCTGATGAATTATTGAGCTGGGTTTGATTTGttctctctgggcagcaatTGTGTCAGGACGTGAACTCATACTTTGCATCAAGTATTTATGGCAGCTTTCCTCAGAGGGGGATTTGTCTCCAggaggctgctggctgccctccAAAGAGGCTCTCGCTCAGCAGCGATGCCCGTCTCACCACTGCCTCTCTCCTGCTCTTGCAGTTAGCACTGAGCTgagccagggctgtgccagggGCTGCGACCTGTGCTCTGAGTTCAACGGGTGCCTGAGATGTTCCCCCAAGCTCTTCATCCTTCTGGAGAGGAACGATATCCGGCAAATTGGGATCTGCCTCCCATCCTGTCCACTGGGATACTTTGGCCTTCGCAATACAGACATGAACAAGTGCATCAGTGAGTATCAGCTCTGAGATCCTCTGTGGATCCCTGtccatgctgtgggcaggggtAGCAGTGAATGGTCATCCACGAAAGCAAAGTGTGTCACCAACAGAGTGTGCAGGGCTGCGCTGCTCTACCACAGTGCACTCTGCCCCACACGGGTGCAGTGTGTGGCATCCTGCAGGAGAGGGATGCTGACACCCCTCGTCTTTGGGAGGGAGTAGGAAGAGCAGTGTTGGCACAATTACCTGCTCTTCTCTCTGTCCATTTGAACAACAAACCATCTCTCTGAACGGGATcctcagcccagctctgcctcgTTCAGACAGAGCACCAGCAAGAAGCTGGGTGTGGAAAAATGCAATCACTTCCCTGGCAGTTCCATGCAAACCACCTCACAGCCAGGTTTCCATCcagcttgctttctttgctgcacatgctggagctgcagctggagcagctgacACTCGGCTTTATTCTTTGCACTTTCCCACTTTGGCAGACCGATGCTCGAGCTGAACACGAGCCCAAACCTTTTCCACCCTGCCTGATGTCcacctggcagctgctgcagcaaagtggctctgtcctgcagcagggagcagctcagaGGAAACCAGCATCCGAGGAAGCTGcatgagcagggctggcagggcaCACAGAGGCTTGGCTCCAGGGAGCCAAGAGCAAACTGTGGGGAAGAACTGTCTGGAGCTCCCTGAGCTTTGGTGCTCAGTGGTGCCTCTGCCCGCACCTGCTCCCTGCCCACTCAACCCCGTGCATGGCTGGGGCACACACACAGAGTGAATCACAGCtccctgtgtgctgctctgctcaccagagctgccagcagttGTGTTCACGTCAGGCTTCGTGACGGCTttgtggctttgtttttgtCCTCCAGAATGCAAAATCGAGAACTGTGAGTCCTGCTTCAGCCGAAACTTTTGCACAAAATGTAAGGAAGGTTTGTATTTGCACAAAGGGAGATGTTACGTCACGTGCCCCGAAGGCTACTCTGCTGCCAATGGCACCATGGAGTGCAGCAGTCCTGGTAAGCAACACTCAGGCACTGAGCTTTCAGTGCATCTATTGCTATACATTGGTTTAGGTGATCAAACCAAGCCCTCGGGGATGCTGTGTTGGTGCCTCATGGGAAATGGTTCAGGCAGCCTTGTGCCCAGCCCTTAGCAGGGCAaagcctgctgggcacagcATGGATGGGCACTGCAATGTTCATACAGATTGCTTCTGAATCACTCAGAGCTCATGGTGTGGTAGGAAAGGGAGTGCCAAAAAACCTGGGAACTGCTGGGGAAACGCACGCCGTGCTCTGGCTCCAGTGGGAGAGGGGTGGGAGGGCTCCCAGCCGTGCAGCAGAGAGATGAGAGATACCTCTGGCTTCTCTTGTTATCTGGCAGCGCAATGTGAAATGAGTGAGTGGGGGCCCTGGGGGCCCTGCTCCAAGAAGAGGAAGCTGTGTGGCTTCAAGAAGGGGAACGAGGACCGAACGCGGCGGATCCTGCAGGCTCCCTCTGGGGACGTGTCCCTGTGCCCCGCCACCACGGAGGTGCGCAGATGCACTGTGCAGAAGAGCCAATGCCCCGAAGGTGAGTGTGGAGCGTTGTCTCATTTCCCCCAGCACCTCTTTATGTGGCAGTGTTCAGCCTAACATTCCAGCACTGTAAATGTACATCCCACCGTCTCTCTATGGCATGGGTGCTTTGTGTTAGGGCGCAGAgctcccagtgggatggagcATCTGGGCATCCCCCGCGGCCCCATGGcttgctgcctgccctgcaggatGTGGGGACTTTAGCAAACAAGGCAGCTGGGCAATCTCTGTGCGCTGCAGCAATGGGAGTTGTCGTCTCCTTCATGGGAGTGCTTAGGTCTGTGCTTTCCCCTGGAAATGCAGTGTCAATAGGATGAATGGTGGCTTGGTCATCCTCTTGTGGGGTGCACAGGATTGCGGCTGGCTTGGCTGCTTGGAGGGGAACCGGTTCTGAGCAGTGAGTAAGAGCAGGGAGGGTTGAGCCCCACCTGGCTGCGAGCAATGCAGGCAGCAGTGTGACAGCAAAAGGCctcaggcagcagaggggaaatgCATGCATCAGGAGTCCTGCTGGAAACTGTAAAGACAGATCCAGGCCTGatcctcctgtgctgccctttGCTTTGTtgcagggaaaaggaagaaaaaggacgAGCAAGGAAAGCAAGATAATACAAACGGGAACAGAAATCGGAAAGACACCAAAGATGCAAAGTCTGGCACcaagaagaggaagagcaaACAGAGGGGGGCTGTGGCCCCCACCACATCCGCCAGCCCTGCCCAATAGCTGCCCCTTTACGTCACCTGACGGCAAGACTTCATTGCTGCTATGTATATGAAAGCTTTATTGAACCAGAGCACTGCTACACAACATTACACATGTCAGAAAGACAGAGCTATACTCCTAGACTCGACAGAAGCCACATCCACAACACTTAAGGAGGCGGTACCCCCGGCACCATGAATGGCATCCATTGGGGCAGTGGGACACTGCAGGACCAGAGGTGAGGATGAACCAAGGATGGGGGCATGGGGCCTTGGGACACTTGCCTTGTGCCCAGCCAGCCACGTGGACTggatttctgctcttccagACCGGGGAACTGGACTCACATAAAGGCAAtgtcctctttctcttccccccaaccctttattttgtgttttaagcTGTATGACTTTATCACTGAGAATAATACATGTTAAACGTTTGTGGTAAGAGGTCAGTGGTATCTGCCCTGAATCTGCTTCAAAGagttatttcaaattaaaagcaaaacaaaacaaagcaaaaacaaaaacaaaaaaaaaaaaaaaaaggaaaaaaaaaatccaaaccaacACAAGACGACAACCAGCTTCCTGAGTGTGTGGTTCATGCCTTGGCCCCTATGGAGGCTGGTGTCCCACAGGACAGAGACTCACTTGTGGAAGGGAAACTGACAAAAGCTTTAAGAAAATCCCAGCAAATGCTCAGCCTGCTGCCCGCACAGGACTGCACTGCTCCCTGAGGAAGTCTCCATTCAAGGACCAGGCTTGAGACAACCAACATGAGCTTGAGACTTTGCTCATAGTcacagctcccaggctctgctcctggccAGGGACAGGCTTGTCCATTCGTCCCACCACCACCCAAACGCACAGCAGGAGGGAATGAAGGTGGGAGGGGGAAGGCACAGCTCAGGCTCTGCAAAGCAAGTGTTTAAGTTTGATAGAAACCAACAGTCTCCATGTC
Above is a genomic segment from Gallus gallus isolate bGalGal1 chromosome 23, bGalGal1.mat.broiler.GRCg7b, whole genome shotgun sequence containing:
- the RSPO1 gene encoding R-spondin-1 precursor, with the translated sequence MQLGLFVVVVFLSSMDLTGGSKVVKGKRQRRISTELSQGCARGCDLCSEFNGCLRCSPKLFILLERNDIRQIGICLPSCPLGYFGLRNTDMNKCIKCKIENCESCFSRNFCTKCKEGLYLHKGRCYVTCPEGYSAANGTMECSSPAQCEMSEWGPWGPCSKKRKLCGFKKGNEDRTRRILQAPSGDVSLCPATTEVRRCTVQKSQCPEGKRKKKDEQGKQDNTNGNRNRKDTKDAKSGTKKRKSKQRGAVAPTTSASPAQ